In Poecilia reticulata strain Guanapo linkage group LG1, Guppy_female_1.0+MT, whole genome shotgun sequence, one genomic interval encodes:
- the LOC103463344 gene encoding CDGSH iron-sulfur domain-containing protein 3, mitochondrial: MITLFNKLHSRWLTFTFRHPRAAATAAPKVDLSTAPPKSVIPSKKPIKVELVGGKRYSWCTCGYSRKQPFCDGTHKTKAEGMKGLRFVPEKDSTVWLCGCKHTNNSPYCDGTHKQDFIASAPLHEYTD, encoded by the exons ATGATCACCCTTTTTAACAAGTTACACTCCCGATGGTTGACTTTCACCTTCAGACACCCGCGGGCAGCAGCTACGGCGGCTCCCAAG gTTGACCTGTCCACAGCCCCTCCAAAGTCTGTCATTCCATCCAAGAAGCCCATAAAGGTGGAGCTTGTTGGAGGAAAACGCTACTCATGGTGCACCTGTGGATACAGTAGGAAACAG ccGTTTTGCGACGGAACCCACAAAACCAAAGCAGAGGGAATGAAGGGGCTTCGCTTTGTACCGGAGAAAGACTCCACGGTGTGGCTGTGTGGATGCAAGCACACCAACAACTCACCTTACTGCGACGGCACGCACAAGCAGGACTTCATCGCGTCTGCTCCGCTGCATGAGTACACAGACTGA
- the LOC103463336 gene encoding CDGSH iron-sulfur domain-containing protein 3, mitochondrial-like yields the protein MNAAGLICAVRTRCVQTFRRPPLLLPSVSVSSSFPVQRCLQSTQPVPAARLPYRVKLSAGKRYAWCACGHSKKQPFCDGTHKAKAPSISPLLFTADKNKTVMLCACKQTKNSPYCDGSHLKVIYRDVVKYVKGLFK from the exons atgaatgcaGCCGGGTTGATCTGCGCAGTGCGGACAAGGTGCGTGCAGACCTTCCGACGACCTCCGCTGCTGCTTCCGTCTGTGTCCGTCTCCTCCTCTTTCCCG GTTCAGAGGTGCCTGCAGTCCACTCAGCCCGTCCCTGCTGCCCGGCTCCCTTACAGGGTGAAGCTGTCTGCCGGGAAACGCTACGCCTGGTGTGCTTGTGGTCACAGCAAGAAACAG CCTTTCTGCGACGGCACTCACAAAGCAAAAGCCCCAAGTATCTCACCTTTACTTTTCACTGCCGACAAAAACAAGACGGTGATGCTCTGTGCCTGTAAGCAAACCAAGAACTCCCCGTACTGCGACGGCTCGCACTTGAAAGTCATCTATAGGGATGTGGTAAAGTATGTTAAAGGCCTGTTTAAATGA
- the LOC103463324 gene encoding protein AF-17 isoform X1, producing MREMVGGCCVCSDERGWAENPLVYCDGHGCSVAVHQACYGIVQVPTGPWFCRKCESQERAARVRCELCPHKDGALKRTDSGGWAHVVCALYIPEVQFANVLTMEPIILQYVPHERYLKTCYICEDHGRESKAACGACMTCNRQGCRQAFHVTCAQMAGLLCEEEGPEADNVKYCGYCKHHYNKMQKKLRSSENASGSFSHPRGCSSSPSQEKHHHHKQRKSHKDKIRQKERHKKSSDSLSSSITTSGIEKISSTHHSSKDGEGKPKKLSSHSHGHRSKKTGSTGKSCSSSSCSSSPFNTGGSLSTTQDFHQFSSSSRLEREHDRGGDDHNGEKRKERHRRSAVQEEEEEEEKDGKDEEEEEEEEEEDCKYQKPPSLTPADCPLAGSQSHERTESNSSPFENKVTISTFGSIMRITSSSGLGSTCKIRKISSSSDYKPSKSLSKPPQVSAPPVLEDASLKDKIAPPPLPRERRHHSNKKSRHGPGRPRGSKNRERRDEDHHHHHADAPAPTPPALSSSLYQSPSSSSSSHPAFPSSLPPTSSSSSTTSSFSARSFSAGRSNSLLGSGIYSSLKDPLTLGGSTPLSLSGGVCSTSLSLGGAMCSTPLSSGLLSSHGSSLSLPSVSAVSNTQVHSSSSASYSLNSSQPFASCLSTASTLPPLLSQGQTSLPESDIDDCRFQCQGNSPRESLSSQSPMSCLPLLFDQRDGLGSGVRTRPENVPPASSHIELLLEKHGNGEMGVNIVEMLKSLHSLQQENQRLQDQILSLTVKRERLQLLNTELAVPFQPHIHTGPGLLSSSQLSFLSSSQDPLSTNKSPLSKSCFLNDTSFVTSSEELHSNSPSRSSSSLSFQGTPPPQQSPASFGQPLLNGLSRGPSDALGGISQSGASALPVGGLIASITGSPQLNMNGVLGGLNGVIQSPVQIAQQPSLPALRPQPPPINPQALAQGFQLPKNVSPSSFLSEQQKQLLLEQQQQLQQFLASQNFTPEQQAVVCQMLQQQRQRELQRLTLTGALNSTPNSPLISQSPNLLSSATASPLQGSQAGGLFGLQDNMLHKPGRERRQETRTAEVFFFPAASCPVRMTTSRQNRRFL from the exons CGTGCTACGGCATTGTCCAGGTTCCCACCGGCCCATGGTTCTGTAGGAAGTGTGAGTCACAGGAACGAGCAGCACGGGTA AGATGCGAACTGTGTCCCCACAAGGATGGAGCCCTTAAAAGGACAGACAGTGGCG GCTGGGCCCACGTTGTGTGCGCGCTCTACATCCCTGAGGTGCAGTTTGCCAACGTTCTCACCATGGAGCCCATCATCCTGCAGTATGTCCCACATGAGAGATACCTCAAG ACGTGTTACATCTGCGAGGACCACGGGAGGGAGAGCAAGGCGGCCTGTGGAGCCTGCATGACCTGCAACAGGCAGGGCTGCAGACAGGCTTTTCACGTCACCTG TGCTCAGATGGCTGGTCTGCTGTGTGAGGAAGAAGGCCCAGAAGCTGACAACGTTAAATACTGTGGTTACTGCAAGCATCACTACAACAAAATG cagaagaAGTTGCGCTCAAGCGAAAATGCTAGTGGCTCCTTCAGTCATCCCAGGGGgtgctccagttctccatcGCAGGAAAAACATCACCACCATAAACAGAGGAAG agtCATAAAGACAAGATTCGTCAGAAAGAGCGGCACAAGAAGTCTTCAGACAGCCTGAGCTCCTCCATAACTACAAGCGGTATAGAAAAG ATATCTTCAACACATCACAGCAGCAAAGATGGCGAAGGGAAGCCGAAGAAGCTGAGCTCCCACAGTCACGGTCACCGGAGTAAGAAGACGGGGAGCACCGGAAaaagctgctcctcctcctcctgctcctccagccCGTTCAACACCG GCGGATCCCTGTCGACCACTCAGGATTTCCATCAGTTCTCATCATCCTCTCGCTTGGAGCGCGAGCACGACCGCGGAGGCGACGACCACAACGGAGAGAAACGCAAGGAGCGCCACAGGAGGTCTGCggtgcaggaggaggaggaagaggaagagaaagatggcaaagatgaagaggaggaagaagaagaagaggaggaagactgTAAATACCAAAAGCCCCCCTCGTTGACCCCGGCCGATTGCCCCCTGGCAGGGTCTCAAAGCCACGAGCGGACGGAGAGCAACTCGAGCCCCTTTGAGAACAAAGTCACCATCTCCACCTTTGGCTCCATTATGCGCATCACTTCCTCGTCTGGGTTGGGCAGCACCTGCAAAATCCGCAAAATTTCCTCCTCGAGCGACTACAAGCCGTCCAAATCCCTCTCAAAGCCGCCTCAGGTCAGCGCGCCTCCCGTCCTGGAGGACGCCAGCCTGAAGGACAAGATCGCGCCCCCGCCACTGCCCCGAGAGCGGAGGCACCATAGCAACAAGAAGAGCCGCCACGGTCCGGGGCGCCCGCGTGGGAGCAAGAACCGAGAGCGGAGGGATGAGgaccatcaccaccaccatgcGGACGCCCCAGCGCCGACCCCTCCAGCCTTGAGTTCCTCTCTCTACCAGAgcccatcatcatcatcgtcgtccCACCCTGCTTTCCCTTCCTCGCTACCtcccacctcctcttcctcctctacaACCTCTTCCTTCTCTGCTAGGAGTTTTTCTGCAGGTCGCAGCAACTCTTTACTCGGCTCCG GTATCTACTCCAGTCTCAAGGATCCTCTCACGCTTGGTGGCAGCACGCCTCTCTCCCTGAGTGGAGGAGTGTGCAGCACCTCCTTGTCCCTGGGAGGAGCAATGTGTAGCACACCTCTCTCGTCAGGACTGCTTTCATCTCATGGCTCCTCGCTCTCTCTTCCGTCTGTCAGCGCTGTTTCGAACACGCAG GTCCATTCCAGCTCCAGCGCCTCCTACAGTCTGAACTCCTCCCAGCCTTTTGCCAGCTGTCTCTCCACAGCCTCGACACTGCCGCCACTACTGAGCCAAGGCCAGACCTCATTGCCAG AGTCTGACATCGATGACTGCCGCTTCCAGTGTCAGGGAAACTCGCCGAGAGAGAGTCTGTCCTCACA GTCTCCCATGAGCTGTCTTCCTCTCCTGTTTGACCAGAGAGACGGACTGGGCTCTGGAGTCAGAACCCGTCCTGAGAACGTTCCCCCTGCAAGCTCCCACATCGAGCTCCTGCTGGAGAAACACGGAAACGGAGAGATGGGGGTCAACA TTGTGGAGATGTTGAAGTCGCTACACTCGCTGCAGCAGGAGAACCAGCGCCTCCAGGACCAGATCCTCAGCTTGACGGTGAAGAGGGAGCGGCTGCAGCTGCTCAACACTGAGCTGGCAGTGCCTTTCCAGCCCCACATCCACACCGGGCCGGGCCTGCTCTCGTCCTCGCAGCTCAGCTTTCTGTCATCTTCTCAAG ACCCCCTGAGCACCAATAAGAGTCCCCTCTCCAAAAGCTGCTTCCTGAATGACACCTCCTTTGTTACCTCATCAGAG GAGCTCCACTCTAATAGTCCGTCCCGCAGCAGTTCGTCGCTCTCCTTCCAGGGTACCCCGCCTCCTCAACAGAGTCCCGCCTCCTTCGGCCAGCCCCTGCTGAACGGTTTGAGCCGAGGGCCCAGCGACGCTTTGGGGGGCATCAGTCAGTCCGGCGCCTCCGCTCTGCCGGTGGGCGGGCTCATCGCGTCCATCACAGGGAGCCCGCAGCTGAACATGAACGGTGTCCTGGGCGGTCTGAACGGCGTGATCCAGTCTCCGGTGCAGATCGCTCAGCAGCCGTCGCTGCCCGCCCTGCGCCCCCAGCCGCCTCCCATCAACCCCCAGGCGCTGGCCCAAGGGTTCCAGCTTCCCAAGAACGTGAGCCC GTCTTCTTTTCTGTctgagcagcagaagcagctcctcctcgagcagcagcagcagctccagcagttCCTCGCCTCGCAGAACTTCACACCG gagCAGCAGGCGGTGGTGTGccagatgctgcagcagcagaggcagaggGAGCTGCAGCGCCTCACGCTGACGGGAGCGCTCAACTCAACCCCTAACTCGCCCTTGATCTCCCAGTCGCCCAACCTGTTGTCATCGGCAACCGCGTCTCCCCTACAGGGGAGCCAGGCGGGGGGTCTCTTTGGTCTGCAGGACAATATGCTCCACAAACCTGGG CGGGAGAGAAGGCAGGAGACAAGAACGGCTGAAGTGTTTTTCTTCCCCGCTGCTTCCTGTCCAGTTCGGATGACGACGTCCCGTCAGAATCGCCGGTTTCTGTGA
- the LOC103463324 gene encoding protein AF-17 isoform X2, with protein sequence MREMVGGCCVCSDERGWAENPLVYCDGHGCSVAVHQACYGIVQVPTGPWFCRKCESQERAARVRCELCPHKDGALKRTDSGGWAHVVCALYIPEVQFANVLTMEPIILQYVPHERYLKTCYICEDHGRESKAACGACMTCNRQGCRQAFHVTCAQMAGLLCEEEGPEADNVKYCGYCKHHYNKMQKKLRSSENASGSFSHPRGCSSSPSQEKHHHHKQRKSHKDKIRQKERHKKSSDSLSSSITTSGIEKISSTHHSSKDGEGKPKKLSSHSHGHRSKKTGSTGKSCSSSSCSSSPFNTGGSLSTTQDFHQFSSSSRLEREHDRGGDDHNGEKRKERHRRSAVQEEEEEEEKDGKDEEEEEEEEEEDCKYQKPPSLTPADCPLAGSQSHERTESNSSPFENKVTISTFGSIMRITSSSGLGSTCKIRKISSSSDYKPSKSLSKPPQVSAPPVLEDASLKDKIAPPPLPRERRHHSNKKSRHGPGRPRGSKNRERRDEDHHHHHADAPAPTPPALSSSLYQSPSSSSSSHPAFPSSLPPTSSSSSTTSSFSARSFSAGRSNSLLGSGIYSSLKDPLTLGGSTPLSLSGGVCSTSLSLGGAMCSTPLSSGLLSSHGSSLSLPSVSAVSNTQVHSSSSASYSLNSSQPFASCLSTASTLPPLLSQGQTSLPESDIDDCRFQCQGNSPRESLSSQSPMSCLPLLFDQRDGLGSGVRTRPENVPPASSHIELLLEKHGNGEMGVNIVEMLKSLHSLQQENQRLQDQILSLTVKRERLQLLNTELAVPFQPHIHTGPGLLSSSQLSFLSSSQDPLSTNKSPLSKSCFLNDTSFVTSSEELHSNSPSRSSSSLSFQGTPPPQQSPASFGQPLLNGLSRGPSDALGGISQSGASALPVGGLIASITGSPQLNMNGVLGGLNGVIQSPVQIAQQPSLPALRPQPPPINPQALAQGFQLPKNVSPSSFLSEQQKQLLLEQQQQLQQFLASQNFTPEQQAVVCQMLQQQRQRELQRLTLTGALNSTPNSPLISQSPNLLSSATASPLQGSQAGGLFGLQDNMLHKPGTAGEKAGDKNG encoded by the exons CGTGCTACGGCATTGTCCAGGTTCCCACCGGCCCATGGTTCTGTAGGAAGTGTGAGTCACAGGAACGAGCAGCACGGGTA AGATGCGAACTGTGTCCCCACAAGGATGGAGCCCTTAAAAGGACAGACAGTGGCG GCTGGGCCCACGTTGTGTGCGCGCTCTACATCCCTGAGGTGCAGTTTGCCAACGTTCTCACCATGGAGCCCATCATCCTGCAGTATGTCCCACATGAGAGATACCTCAAG ACGTGTTACATCTGCGAGGACCACGGGAGGGAGAGCAAGGCGGCCTGTGGAGCCTGCATGACCTGCAACAGGCAGGGCTGCAGACAGGCTTTTCACGTCACCTG TGCTCAGATGGCTGGTCTGCTGTGTGAGGAAGAAGGCCCAGAAGCTGACAACGTTAAATACTGTGGTTACTGCAAGCATCACTACAACAAAATG cagaagaAGTTGCGCTCAAGCGAAAATGCTAGTGGCTCCTTCAGTCATCCCAGGGGgtgctccagttctccatcGCAGGAAAAACATCACCACCATAAACAGAGGAAG agtCATAAAGACAAGATTCGTCAGAAAGAGCGGCACAAGAAGTCTTCAGACAGCCTGAGCTCCTCCATAACTACAAGCGGTATAGAAAAG ATATCTTCAACACATCACAGCAGCAAAGATGGCGAAGGGAAGCCGAAGAAGCTGAGCTCCCACAGTCACGGTCACCGGAGTAAGAAGACGGGGAGCACCGGAAaaagctgctcctcctcctcctgctcctccagccCGTTCAACACCG GCGGATCCCTGTCGACCACTCAGGATTTCCATCAGTTCTCATCATCCTCTCGCTTGGAGCGCGAGCACGACCGCGGAGGCGACGACCACAACGGAGAGAAACGCAAGGAGCGCCACAGGAGGTCTGCggtgcaggaggaggaggaagaggaagagaaagatggcaaagatgaagaggaggaagaagaagaagaggaggaagactgTAAATACCAAAAGCCCCCCTCGTTGACCCCGGCCGATTGCCCCCTGGCAGGGTCTCAAAGCCACGAGCGGACGGAGAGCAACTCGAGCCCCTTTGAGAACAAAGTCACCATCTCCACCTTTGGCTCCATTATGCGCATCACTTCCTCGTCTGGGTTGGGCAGCACCTGCAAAATCCGCAAAATTTCCTCCTCGAGCGACTACAAGCCGTCCAAATCCCTCTCAAAGCCGCCTCAGGTCAGCGCGCCTCCCGTCCTGGAGGACGCCAGCCTGAAGGACAAGATCGCGCCCCCGCCACTGCCCCGAGAGCGGAGGCACCATAGCAACAAGAAGAGCCGCCACGGTCCGGGGCGCCCGCGTGGGAGCAAGAACCGAGAGCGGAGGGATGAGgaccatcaccaccaccatgcGGACGCCCCAGCGCCGACCCCTCCAGCCTTGAGTTCCTCTCTCTACCAGAgcccatcatcatcatcgtcgtccCACCCTGCTTTCCCTTCCTCGCTACCtcccacctcctcttcctcctctacaACCTCTTCCTTCTCTGCTAGGAGTTTTTCTGCAGGTCGCAGCAACTCTTTACTCGGCTCCG GTATCTACTCCAGTCTCAAGGATCCTCTCACGCTTGGTGGCAGCACGCCTCTCTCCCTGAGTGGAGGAGTGTGCAGCACCTCCTTGTCCCTGGGAGGAGCAATGTGTAGCACACCTCTCTCGTCAGGACTGCTTTCATCTCATGGCTCCTCGCTCTCTCTTCCGTCTGTCAGCGCTGTTTCGAACACGCAG GTCCATTCCAGCTCCAGCGCCTCCTACAGTCTGAACTCCTCCCAGCCTTTTGCCAGCTGTCTCTCCACAGCCTCGACACTGCCGCCACTACTGAGCCAAGGCCAGACCTCATTGCCAG AGTCTGACATCGATGACTGCCGCTTCCAGTGTCAGGGAAACTCGCCGAGAGAGAGTCTGTCCTCACA GTCTCCCATGAGCTGTCTTCCTCTCCTGTTTGACCAGAGAGACGGACTGGGCTCTGGAGTCAGAACCCGTCCTGAGAACGTTCCCCCTGCAAGCTCCCACATCGAGCTCCTGCTGGAGAAACACGGAAACGGAGAGATGGGGGTCAACA TTGTGGAGATGTTGAAGTCGCTACACTCGCTGCAGCAGGAGAACCAGCGCCTCCAGGACCAGATCCTCAGCTTGACGGTGAAGAGGGAGCGGCTGCAGCTGCTCAACACTGAGCTGGCAGTGCCTTTCCAGCCCCACATCCACACCGGGCCGGGCCTGCTCTCGTCCTCGCAGCTCAGCTTTCTGTCATCTTCTCAAG ACCCCCTGAGCACCAATAAGAGTCCCCTCTCCAAAAGCTGCTTCCTGAATGACACCTCCTTTGTTACCTCATCAGAG GAGCTCCACTCTAATAGTCCGTCCCGCAGCAGTTCGTCGCTCTCCTTCCAGGGTACCCCGCCTCCTCAACAGAGTCCCGCCTCCTTCGGCCAGCCCCTGCTGAACGGTTTGAGCCGAGGGCCCAGCGACGCTTTGGGGGGCATCAGTCAGTCCGGCGCCTCCGCTCTGCCGGTGGGCGGGCTCATCGCGTCCATCACAGGGAGCCCGCAGCTGAACATGAACGGTGTCCTGGGCGGTCTGAACGGCGTGATCCAGTCTCCGGTGCAGATCGCTCAGCAGCCGTCGCTGCCCGCCCTGCGCCCCCAGCCGCCTCCCATCAACCCCCAGGCGCTGGCCCAAGGGTTCCAGCTTCCCAAGAACGTGAGCCC GTCTTCTTTTCTGTctgagcagcagaagcagctcctcctcgagcagcagcagcagctccagcagttCCTCGCCTCGCAGAACTTCACACCG gagCAGCAGGCGGTGGTGTGccagatgctgcagcagcagaggcagaggGAGCTGCAGCGCCTCACGCTGACGGGAGCGCTCAACTCAACCCCTAACTCGCCCTTGATCTCCCAGTCGCCCAACCTGTTGTCATCGGCAACCGCGTCTCCCCTACAGGGGAGCCAGGCGGGGGGTCTCTTTGGTCTGCAGGACAATATGCTCCACAAACCTGGG acAGCGGGAGAGAAGGCAGGAGACAAGAACGGCTGA